A region of the Anaerobiospirillum thomasii genome:
AGCAGGGAGAGTTACCACCTGTAAATAAAAATGAGGATGAAGAATGATTTCATTTAACAAGAAAAGCAATACGCTTTATATCAGTGGCGCCATAGAGGGCGCCCATTTTTTTAAAGAAGGGGATTCTAATACTGTCTTTGAATTATCTCAATACGATACAGCACGTGCCCTCAATGTTGTGATTAACAGCCCAGGCGGATCCACAAATGAGGGGCTTGCAATTAAAACCTTTTTAGAATCATTGGAGATACAGCCGAGGATAAGCGTCACGGGTTTAGCTGCAAGTGCTGCCACTTTGATCACCTCTGCCAAGAATGCCCATGTCACTATGCAAAAGGGCTCAATGTTTATGATCCACGAACCATGGATCACAATGCAGGGGGCAAAGGATGATTTAAAGAAGACGGCAGATAGATTAGATAAGCTTACACAAAGCATTGCTCAGCTGTATGCAGAAAAAACCAATCTTCCTGTACCACAGCTTATAAAAATGATGAGTGAAGAGACATGGCTTACAGCTGATGAAGCTGTGGAGCTTGGCTTTGCTGATAAGGTGGACGGTACCAAGTCAGTAAACGCAAGCATTGACAATAATAAGCTTTCAATAGGTGGTCTTGATTTTAGCTGTGCTACCTATTGCAAATTACAAGAATTTTTTCAATGTCACCAAGAGGACGAAATCACCATGAATGAAGAAGTAAAGACCGAGGACAAGAACCTCACTGTTACAGAAACTAAGAGCGCCGTCACTTTCACAGATG
Encoded here:
- a CDS encoding head maturation protease, ClpP-related gives rise to the protein MISFNKKSNTLYISGAIEGAHFFKEGDSNTVFELSQYDTARALNVVINSPGGSTNEGLAIKTFLESLEIQPRISVTGLAASAATLITSAKNAHVTMQKGSMFMIHEPWITMQGAKDDLKKTADRLDKLTQSIAQLYAEKTNLPVPQLIKMMSEETWLTADEAVELGFADKVDGTKSVNASIDNNKLSIGGLDFSCATYCKLQEFFQCHQEDEITMNEEVKTEDKNLTVTETKSAVTFTDVAQMIKAYPDFCRAIADEAFAKGQSAERERIKELDAMSSKQHESLINKAKYETFEDAKSCAFNILKAQKQQLDEQASALQSDASALQEVAGVQDDVMTSAETQRNAMIKSILENM